From the Lactuca sativa cultivar Salinas chromosome 9, Lsat_Salinas_v11, whole genome shotgun sequence genome, the window ttaattaccaaaataaccttaatataaatgaatgaatgaatgaatacCTGGAAATACTGGTTATGCTCTGGGACAACATTAATTTTTTCTAAAACAATCGTGGGCCTACCCGCAATATCCAAGTGAGAAAATTttgtctgaaaaaaaaaaacataatccatTAAAGTAAATTACAAAAACAGTCCCTGTACTTTCTAACATGtttagtttcagttttggtccttatttcaagATTCCATGAACattgaaataaggaccaaaactgaaaaaagtTTCTATTTTAGACTAAACATCGTGAAAATCAGAAAGATCAGGGACCATTTTGGTAATTTATTCAAAGTATTAAAAGGAAGGAGTTTTGCAGACCTCTTGTGATTGTTTTACAGGGAATGGAACTGAAACAGATATATCTTTTGATCCCTCAGGCAGAACAACCTGCATTCATGAAAAGAAAAggattacaaaaaaaaatatttttacaaaatacCCATTTTGCCCATCTTTCTTTTACCTTCACAGTAAGGTTTTCAACAAGAATGTCATTCATGGGTGAACCAAAAGTAATATTAAGAAACCGAGTTTCTTCTGATTGAAACAAGAAATCTTGAAGTGGCAAACCGTATCCAATTGTGAATGAAGTTTTCCAACCTCCAAACATTGGATACCGAGGTTCAATTTCCAATAATGTCtgcaattttttataaaaaaaaaaaactcattagaaaaataaaaaagtagaACTCAATTCATTATATGATATAATGATATAATCTCTCACCTTGCTTGAATCACCATATATATTAGATGTTGAAATATTCCCAATGGCATCCCTGTAATAAATGGAATGTGCTCTTGGTGGCAACATGGCAAGAAGATTCCGGAAAGCTGATGCACCTCGTATATGTGGCCTTGTCTGGAAGTCCAGCCTGGCATCATAATGATGACATCAGCAATGTCAAGTCAAAATCAAAGAAGATAAAGTTATAAGCTACAAAATGTGATGTGATATTACCTTGAAAATTCACCAGTGCTTTGAGCACCACCATGAATGAGGGTATAATGTTCAGTGACTTGTACATTGCCCCAATGAGAAATCTCTATTTCTTTAACTAATTCGTGTGCAACTGCAAATGGTTTATTACTTGGAAAGTGGATGATTACTGGAGAGTATGAAAAAGGAGGGAGGTTTTCATAAGGACCATATTTGATCTCTGAGTTTGAGAATTTTGTGGTTTCGAGTTTTGTATAAGATTCAACGTTTTCAGATGGAAGTTTGACTGTCATTGACTGGGATTTGACTTTGTAAGGTGAGGGAAAGTGTGCAGATTCCTGGAACAGGAAGAGTTGAGATTCTGATTGTGTGATTTTTTCTGGGAATGGGCGTAAGGTGTGGGTGAATACTGCTAAAACATCCATGGTCAAACTTTCTCCTTTGACCAATTCTTTTGGGAGAGATGCAGCATACCAGATTAGTGATGGTGGTGAGTCAGCAGGTTGGTTGGTTTTGATTGGGAGATTGGTGGTGGGACCTCTTGTTTTCCCTTTCCCTTCTGTACTGACTGCTACTAAAACTGCTAGATTGTTTGCTTGGTGTTCTGGGAAGGTTAAAGATACCTTGGAAACTGGATCTGGACCTGTGTTTTCTACCTGCAAGGTAGGAAACATTCCAAAttcttggaatggattaaaaatGGTGAAGAAATGAAGAGGTGAAACGTGAAATAGGTTTTTGAATGATTATGCACCTTGAAGGACATGGTCATTCGTACAATCTGTGAAGTCAGATCAATCTGCAATAGAAAATGAGATTCTATAAGGTTCAATGAAGACAATCAAAAAGTCGAACATTCGGTTGTAATGGTTTAGTTGAAGCCATTTGCCAATTGTTTATAGCTGCATTCGAGTTTGGCATCAAAAGTAAAGTCGAGTTCGAACTTGATACCTATCTTAAGCTTTACAACAACAAATTATTAACTACGCTAGACTTCATAACACTTCAGACAGGATTAAAAACGTTAGCATTATCAAATCTAAGCTTTTGTTGGAACGAATTGTGTAACAATCACCTACGAGTATGATAAGTTGATAACTCTACTTACTAAGAAATGAAATCAAACTGAGCTCGATTTGTTCAATAACAATACAACCAACCATATTAACCAAAACTTCGGATCCGATCAATAATTAGCTGAGAATATTAGAAATGAAATCAATATATACAGAAGAACGATTACCCGTCGATCAAGCTTGGAGATGACTAGATCGGAAAGCGCGGGGCCCCAATGTACAGCAAGTAGTAACAGTAGCAGATCAAATCGAAACCTACCCATGATTTTATCTTCTTTCTTCTAATGtattgaattagggtttatgatatCGGAGTGAGAAAAATAGAGAGGTTCCTCGCCAAATTAAGGACACAGAAGTTTTATGCACGACCAAGAAGTCATGACTTTTTAAAATGCGCCGATAGATGCGTTATTTAGCTCAGAACTGGTATAATGCGCTAGTAACCAATTTTTTTAAAGAGGCTAACGAATTTTAGGTTTTATTAAAACTAAAGGTGATAAAAACTTATACGACACCAAATCGATACGAAATAAATGGGTCTGAGTAAGATATTTCAACCAGTTTAATTAAACGTGTTAACACAACAACACGACACGAAAAATAAACAAGTAAGGTTAGGATTGAGAATTTCAACCAAAATATGACTCGGAAATGACCATTTATATGTAAGTttcttaatgttttaaacaaAGCAAAAAGACCAAAAACCAAAACAATACGTAAAAGAAAACCTTTGGATTGACTCGTTTTGTAACATGGAATACACTTAGTGGTCTTAGTTAAGACttttattttcagtttttttgttATCGCCCAAATTACACAATCCTCTCAACCATTCCCTCCTCCTCATGATCTCTCCCTTCTCCTTCCAACTCATATTCATTCTATTTTGCTTTCTATACTTACTATAAATTTAGCCATTTCGCCTCCTAACTATTACATTTCCTTTCCACCTATCCAAAACTATTACATTTCCTTTCCACCTATCCAAATCATACTCTTTCGACATGTTTAATATTTCAAACTCACATGCCACGACACATTTTAAGGTATACCCCTAATCCGAAACCTGACACGAACTCGACAGAAAAATAAacaggttgacacgacacgacacgttaattaaaCGGGTTGGGTTAGGATCAAACTCTCTCAACCTGTTTACCGTTTTAACACGACACGTTTGTCAGGTCTAATTAAAACCAATTTATTTACATGATTTATCAATAGTTTGTTAATTTTGTTTAGAAAATTCCATTGAGTTTTTTTGGTACATTTACCCGGTTATTATTTGACGAGTCATATCATGTAGCTGATGACCTACAATTATGACATTTTTTATACTCATTTTaccacaaacattttcatacatattatacaacttaACTATTATTGTATGTACCAAAGGGTTAACTGCCTAGCGGTAATTCAGATCTCGGCGGGGACATATGTGATTATTTAGGAATAGGTTGGTTgacgtttcaaaaaaaaaactatttttgtatgtactATACCAATAATCTTAcaaatttattaaaaagagaataaATAATGATGCTGGGTTTCAAAGCGGTGACCTCATGGAAAAGAGGAACCGACTCTACTAAGCCAAaagagaaggaagaagaaagaagtaAGTGAAGAGGAACATTAATACATTATATGGATCAAGGATTCAAGGTAACGAGAATATGCTATCAGACAAGACAATTATCTATTGACATTGAGCTTATGATgaaattagttgtttaaacaaGATAAACATATATTCGTTTTTGAGTGAGTTGTGTCATGATGCAAAATCACAACCAGTTGAAGAATATGAAACATTTGATCAGATGATGCTAATTTAGATGAAGAATGTGGGAGAGATCCTTAGTTTGATATTTATTCGATTTTCAATCTTACCCAACGTTGTAAAAATCTAGGGATGAGATTTTAAAATACCTAATAGATGaaatttatgttatgaaattatgTTGTTGCAATTGCGTTTCAACTTTTTAAAAGAATAACCATAAGAGATTTTTAGTGAATTATTGTTGTAGAGAATGTACCTTAAGACTTTCAGCTTCATGGATGGGGGATGTATAATATttccaaataaataattaaaacttAACCCCAACCGTACAATGAGCTTCAAGTTGGTTTCCACTGTAACCTTTGCTTGGATTAGAGGTCACTACACTAAGGAAATCttgcaaaataaaaaataagtattGAAGAACGTAGATTAGAAATTATAAAGAAGTTTGGTATTGAGATTAGTGTTGGGAGACAATTTAATGTATTTAGTCTCATTGAAGGTAACTTAGAAGAACATTATGCAAGAATTTAATCATATGCTAAAAACCCTAGAAGAACAACCCCAAGTTATAATGTTAAGATGAATGTCTTAACAATGTTAGATGGTAAAAAATACTTTACTAAGTTTTATATGTACTTTCAAGGAGTTAATTTGGTGTGAATAAAGTGTTGTCAAATGGTAATTGAGCTACATGGTTAATTCTAAAAAGGAATATGCATCAAGGAATTCATATAAGATGTGGGTAGGGATGTCAATaactatatttttttagttttgtaGATAGTGATATGTGTTGAAAATAACTAATACTCGAAGCGGTTGTTAGACTAGTATTTAATGATCTTCTCATGATTATGGAAATGATCTACCATTAATTTCTGAACAACACAAGGTACAAGTTTAAATCAACTTATTGTTAACATTCATTCAAGACTAACAATGCAACCACTTTCATTATTAATACAGGCTTGTTGCAGTTATAAGAGACTTATTGCCAAATACAAAGCATAATGCAAGacacatatatgcatattttataaaaacgaCTCAATGATGTGCAATTTAGAAACCTAATATTGGAATTAACTAAGTCCACCATATAGTCATCTTTTAAAGTTACAGTAAAGGGAATTGAGAAGTTTAACCCACCAACTCACATCCACTCGATAAGAACTTCGAAAGAGACTTAGTGTAACACCCATTTTACAATGCTTTTTATATTCTGTGGTTTAAAATGTTTTATTACATCACACTTTACCAAAATGTGGTCCAATAAACTTTTTGAGCATTTGTTTAAGTACTAATAAAATTAAATGTTACTAAATTCATATTAACAACAACCATAACAAATAAATAAGAATCAACAACATATTATAACAATATCCTATTTACAAGCTTCACTCCATCTAATATTCAAAAGTGCTTCTAATATGACACCAAACTTCTTCTAGTCTCTAAATACTAACCTCAAATACATCCATAATATAACATAGTAAAACAAAAACGCCTCGTGAGATACATGAGTT encodes:
- the LOC111921249 gene encoding dolichyl-diphosphooligosaccharide--protein glycosyltransferase subunit 1A, with translation MGRFRFDLLLLLLAVHWGPALSDLVISKLDRRIDLTSQIVRMTMSFKVENTGPDPVSKVSLTFPEHQANNLAVLVAVSTEGKGKTRGPTTNLPIKTNQPADSPPSLIWYAASLPKELVKGESLTMDVLAVFTHTLRPFPEKITQSESQLFLFQESAHFPSPYKVKSQSMTVKLPSENVESYTKLETTKFSNSEIKYGPYENLPPFSYSPVIIHFPSNKPFAVAHELVKEIEISHWGNVQVTEHYTLIHGGAQSTGEFSRLDFQTRPHIRGASAFRNLLAMLPPRAHSIYYRDAIGNISTSNIYGDSSKTLLEIEPRYPMFGGWKTSFTIGYGLPLQDFLFQSEETRFLNITFGSPMNDILVENLTVKVVLPEGSKDISVSVPFPVKQSQETKFSHLDIAGRPTIVLEKINVVPEHNQYFQVHYKFSNISLLTEPLMLILGFFSLFIACIIYMHADFTISKSSPSYLAKLQWDEVLGTIQQLQDMINRCLLIHEKLEASLRELSRTGDVQACKAVRKAADTLLKDVSKESKPLLSLLQSSPQAAHIFPKVEELVVKERDLQEKIMLKHTMVVDSYEKKSGGKDFENRVAAIQQKITVLKQEVDDLVEFVEDI